The following coding sequences are from one Allocoleopsis franciscana PCC 7113 window:
- a CDS encoding GTPase, with the protein MAQTAADNWNESSFFESVEAKFEEKVPDFSKTLNIAIIGRVSAGKSSLINALLKRSRKKALAEVGAESGVTTNLKVLRLDERVRLIDSPGLDDVRSENSDVTREFLKRIDVGILVVSGSSDASQKKYLVDLQEHCDSVFIVLNKIDDYDRFARPNGDNPALEKVVDQWKQDLQIQKIYPVCAFGYDQDLPPDIPLDIRGVYGLREDIENFLASKGKDLLLARHMGDKESYAKSIIAAALVAVTGEAFLPGSAAFITATQVAAIASLYYLYTGEILSPKAAIAILPTFIAESARGNLFLWVQSFLPPNGITNLAAAGIAMSITLAMLTTVKFVLASGAKLQEEELLKSKFQYFRKKAENSVKNLALSEWNDREAWKGMIDAINQ; encoded by the coding sequence ATGGCTCAGACAGCAGCAGATAATTGGAATGAGAGCAGTTTCTTCGAGAGTGTTGAGGCTAAATTTGAGGAAAAAGTACCAGATTTCTCAAAAACTCTAAACATTGCCATTATTGGAAGAGTCAGTGCTGGAAAAAGTTCATTAATCAATGCTTTACTAAAGCGGAGTCGCAAAAAAGCATTGGCAGAAGTTGGTGCTGAATCGGGTGTAACCACGAATTTAAAAGTATTACGGCTAGATGAACGGGTCAGGTTGATAGATTCACCCGGTCTTGATGATGTCCGTTCTGAGAATAGTGATGTAACACGAGAATTCCTAAAACGTATTGACGTAGGAATTCTTGTAGTTTCTGGTTCTTCAGATGCTTCTCAGAAAAAGTATCTTGTAGACCTGCAAGAACACTGCGATTCTGTATTTATCGTACTCAACAAAATTGATGATTATGATAGGTTTGCTCGTCCTAATGGAGATAATCCAGCTTTGGAGAAGGTCGTAGATCAGTGGAAGCAAGACCTTCAAATACAAAAAATCTATCCAGTATGTGCATTTGGTTATGATCAAGACCTCCCTCCTGACATCCCACTAGATATTCGTGGTGTATATGGACTTCGGGAGGATATTGAAAATTTTTTAGCTTCAAAGGGAAAGGATTTACTCCTCGCCCGTCACATGGGTGACAAGGAATCATATGCAAAAAGCATTATTGCCGCTGCGCTCGTTGCAGTCACAGGTGAGGCATTTTTACCTGGAAGTGCAGCTTTTATCACGGCTACACAAGTTGCTGCGATCGCCTCTCTTTACTATCTGTACACAGGAGAAATTCTTTCTCCAAAAGCAGCTATAGCAATACTGCCTACCTTTATAGCTGAGTCGGCGAGAGGTAATCTATTCCTTTGGGTTCAATCGTTCCTCCCCCCGAATGGAATCACTAATCTTGCTGCCGCTGGCATTGCCATGAGTATTACTCTGGCAATGCTTACTACCGTCAAGTTTGTACTAGCAAGCGGGGCAAAACTTCAAGAAGAAGAACTTCTTAAGTCAAAATTCCAGTATTTTCGCAAGAAAGCTGAAAATTCCGTGAAAAATCTGGCTTTGTCAGAATGGAATGATCGAGAGGCTTGGAAGGGGATGATCGACGCAATAAATCAGTAG